From Primulina huaijiensis isolate GDHJ02 chromosome 15, ASM1229523v2, whole genome shotgun sequence, one genomic window encodes:
- the LOC140958824 gene encoding transcription initiation factor TFIID subunit 14b-like, with amino-acid sequence MSQSQGADQPDITDPLLKSQSSKMAKSSEDCEKKSLVKKLKDSEICLPIVYGNIAVWLGKKATEHQSHKWTIYVRGATNEDLGVVVKRVVFQLHSSFNNPTRIIENPPFELSESGWGEFEIAMTLFFHSDVSEKPLHLFHHLKLYPEDESGPLSIKKPVVVEAYDEIVFSEPTEAFFVRAQNHPALVVPRLPADFTMPPVPMEEHGDGKRGDTKDHPLNQWFTNFSEADELLKLAAARQQVQAHIARLRRQMNLIDGQQQHLKASDL; translated from the exons ATGTCTCAGAGCCAAGGTGCAGATCAGCCGGATATAACTGACCCGCTTCTAAAATCGCAGAGCTCAAAAATGGCTAAATCATCGGAAGACTGTGAGAAAAAA AGCTTGGTTAAGAAGCTTAAAGATTCAGAAATCTGTCTTCCCATTGTTTATGGTAACATTGCGGTTTGGCTTGGCAAGAAGGCGACCGA GCACCAATCACATAAATGGACAATATATGTCCGTGGGGCGACGAATGAGGATCTGGGAGTGGTGGTAAAGCGTGTGGTATTTCAATTGCATTCGAGCTTTAATAATCCCACAAGGATTATCGAGAATCCTCCTTTTGAGTTATCCGAGTCTGGATGGGGTGAATTCGAAATTGCCATGACCCTTTTCTTCCACAGTGATGTCAGTGAGAAACCATTGCACTT GTTTCACCATTTGAAGTTGTATCCAGAGGACGAGTCTGGCCCCCTGTCCATTAAGAAGCCTGTTGTTGTGGAAGCCTATGATGAAATTGTTTTCTCAGAGCCTACAGAGGCGTTCTTTGTTCGGGCGCAAAATCATCCTGCACTTGTTGTGCCTAGACTGCCTGCTGACTTTACAATGCCTCCTG TGCCTATGGAGGAACATGGTGATGGGAAGAGAGGTGACACCAAAGATCATCCCCTGAACCAATGGTTTACCAATTTCTCTGAGGCTGATGAGCTATTAAAACTCGCTGCAGCTCGCCAGCAG GTGCAAGCACACATTGCAAGGCTGAGAAGGCAGATGAATTTGATAGATGGACAGCAACAACACTTGAAAGCATCCGACCTGTGA
- the LOC140958823 gene encoding bZIP transcription factor 29-like, giving the protein MSGNEEVNSDMRILQSSFRTSPSSLPKQQNPFLMNQQQDVPLLSMPQVHGQIRQLSPNLGVEDSGKRTGIPPSYPQIPPISPYSQIPVIRSGNQQIGMQNFSNSPGPSHTRSLSQPSFFALDSLPTFSPSPYHRESPSNPVSEKALVDVSMEDKDGGGNLHSLLPPSAFMRLGDGIPLRKAHRRSNSDIPFGFSSIMQSSPPLIPLRSPGVLDTFVSRPLPLVKRESSWEKRGESSAEGMGERKSEGGVVDDLFSAYMNLDNINAFNSSGTDEKLGNENRDDLDGRASGSKTNGGDNSDNEATSSVNDSANNMTRAGVSQKREGVKRNAGGDIAPTTRHYRSFSMDSFMGKIDFADESTKIPPSPGTHHGQLSPTNSLDANSNSFSLEFGNGEFSGAELKKIMANEKLAEIALSDPKRAKRILANRQSAARSKERKTRYIAELEHKVQTLQTEATTLSAQLTLLQRDSAGLTNQNNELKLRLQAIEQQAQLRDALNEALTAEVQHLKIATSELSDDATKFQQLSINPQMFEFRQQPTQLNVHQLQQQQLNGSSSLDKS; this is encoded by the exons ATGAGTGGTAACGAGGAAGTTAACAGTGATATGAGAATACTTCAATCATCGTTCAGAACATCACCGTCTTCACTTCCAAAACAACAGAATCCCTTTTTAATGAATCAACAACAAGACGTACCTCTGTTAAGCATGCCACAAGTTCATGGTCAAATTCGACAATTATCCCCGAATTTAGGCGTCGAAGATAGTGGTAAAAGGACTGGCATCCCACCCTCTTATCCCCAAATTCCACCTATCTCACCTTATTCGCAGATCCCGGTGATCCGCTCTGGAAATCAGCAAATTGGTATGCAAAATTTTAGTAATAGCCCAGGGCCATCACATACTAGATCTTTGTCTCAACCCTCGTTCTTTGCACTCGATTCCTTGCCAACTTTTAGCCCGTCACCTTATCATCGGGAATCTCCTTCAAATCCGGTTTCTGAGAAAGCGTTGGTGGACGTGTCTATGGAGGACAAGGATGGTGGTGGGAATCTGCATTCGTTGCTGCCTCCCTCTGCTTTCATGAGGCTTGGGGATGGTATTCCTCTTCGTAAGGCTCATAGACGTTCCAATAGTGATATCCCTTTTGGATTTTCGTCTATAATGCAGTCTTCTCCTCCGCTAATTCCACTGAGGAGTCCTGGTGTTTTGGATACGTTTGTTTCTCGGCCTTTGCCGTTGGTTAAAAGAGAATCGAGCTGGGAGAAACGAGGTGAGAGCAGTGCAGAAGGGATGGGGGAGAGAAAGTCGGAAGGGGGAGTTGTTGATGATTTGTTCTCTGCTTATATGAATTTGGACAACATCAATGCTTTCAATTCTTCGGGTACTGATGAGAAACTCGGAAATGAGAATCGGGATGATTTGGATGGTCGAGCCAGTGGTAGCAAGACGAACGGAGGTGACAACAGTGATAATGAAGCGACTAGTAGTGTAAACGATAGTGCAAACAACATGACAAGAGCCGGAGTGTCTCAGAAGAGGGAGGGGGTCAAAAGAAATGCTGGGGGAGATATTGCTCCAACCACTCGACACTATAGGAGTTTCTCTATGGATAGTTTCATGGGTAAGATTGACTTTGCTGATGAATCAACTAAAATTCCCCCATCTCCTGGGACACATCATGGTCAACTCTCGCCTACTAATTCTCTGGATgcaaattcaaattcatttaGCTTGGAGTTCGGCAATGGTGAGTTTAGTGGTGCTGAATTGAAAAAGATAATGGCGAATGAAAAACTAGCTGAAATTGCATTAAGTGATCCAAAACGGGCCAAAAG GATTTTAGCTAATCGCCAGTCTGCTGCTCGGTCAAAAGAACGGAAGACAAGATATATTGCGGAGTTGGAACACAAGGTCCAAACCTTACAGACAGAAGCAACCACATTGTCCGCCCAACTTACTTTACTTCAG CGGGATTCTGCCGGTCTGACCAACCAGAACAATGAGCTGAAACTTCGGCTGCAGGCCATAGAACAACAGGCCCAACTCCGAGATG CACTAAACGAAGCTCTGACAGCTGAAGTGCAACATCTGAAAATCGCCACTTCTGAACTTAGTGACGATGCCACCAAATTTCAGCAGCTTTCCATCAATCCCCAGATGTTCGAGTTCCGTCAGCAGCCAACTCAATTAAATGTGCATCAGTTGCAGCAGCAGCAATTGAATGGCAGTTCATCTTTAGATAAATCATAA
- the LOC140959201 gene encoding peptidyl-prolyl cis-trans isomerase 1, producing the protein MVNPRVFFDMAVGGQPAGRIVMELYADVVPKTAENFRALCTGEKGVGRSGKPLHYKGSAFHRVIPGFMCQGGDFTAGNGTGGESIYGAKFADENFVKKHTGPGILSMANAGPGTNGSQFFICTEKTEWLDGKHVVFGQVVEGLDVVKAVEKVGSGGGKTSKPVVVVDCGQLS; encoded by the coding sequence ATGGTGAATCCTAGGGTGTTTTTCGATATGGCAGTCGGTGGCCAGCCTGCAGGCCGGATCGTGATGGAGCTCTACGCGGATGTCGTCCCGAAGACTGCTGAGAACTTCCGAGCTCTCTGCACCGGTGAGAAAGGCGTCGGAAGATCCGGAAAGCCTCTCCACTACAAAGGATCCGCTTTCCACCGCGTTATCCCCGGGTTCATGTGCCAGGGTGGAGATTTCACCGCCGGGAACGGCACCGGCGGGGAATCGATCTACGGCGCCAAATTCGCCGACGAGAATTTCGTGAAGAAACACACTGGGCCTGGAATTTTATCAATGGCGAACGCGGGTCCGGGTACCAATGGATCCCAGTTCTTCATCTGCACCGAGAAGACTGAGTGGCTGGACGGTAAGCACGTGGTGTTTGGGCAGGTGGTAGAGGGATTAGACGTCGTGAAGGCCGTGGAGAAGGTGGGATCTGGTGGTGGGAAGACCTCCAAGCCTGTGGTGGTTGTGGACTGTGGTCAACTCAGTTAG
- the LOC140959200 gene encoding uncharacterized protein, which produces MDWSGKIFLTGFLLVFAAASIDRVYGVTMVTGTVFCDQCRDGQISLYDYPLSGMNVTLACPGSGGQYTAWREETTNWVGSYAMKFDGTPDLRGCYAQVSSGGEGSSDCGVAAGPAGSLRLLFNMFDMEMYTVDPLLAQPAEPMSFCPKSPTPTVPVAPVKPPPVMPPPAPHQPPLPRFPPMPPTPFFEASACSYQQWMMPEHSCYWKVLSPDTKVAIVFGPFAAHKYGTDITLWQGMSGRGDPYRTLLREGTTALLNSYNSIAFPYQPFAVIQHMNWALMGSTQQVLLTALRFMRANSGTSFNATCRFNACG; this is translated from the exons ATGGATTGGTCAGGGAAGATTTTCTTGACAGggtttcttcttgtttttgcaGCAGCATCCATTGATCGAGTATATGGAGTTACAATGGTTACGGGAACTGTGTTCTGCGATCAGTGCAGAGATGGCCAGATATCTCTCTACGATTACCCCTTATCCG GAATGAACGTGACATTGGCCTGTCCAGGCAGTGGCGGCCAATACACAGCATGGAGAGAAGAAACAACAAATTGGGTGGGAAGTTATGCGATGAAGTTTGATGGGACCCCAGATTTGAGAGGTTGTTATGCGCAAGTTTCGAGCGGTGGGGAAGGCTCAAGTGACTGTGGGGTAGCAGCTGGTCCGGCTGGGAGCCTAAGATTGTTGTTCAACATGTTTGATATGGAAATGTATACTGTGGATCCATTGCTAGCCCAGCCTGCTGAGCCTATGTCCTTCTGCCCAAAATCCCCCACGCCCACAGTGCCGGTAGCACCTGTGAAGCCTCCACCCGTAATGCCTCCACCGGCACCTCATCAGCCACCGTTGCCTCGATTTCCTCCTATGCCTCCGACACCATTCTTTGAAGCTTCAGCATGTTCATATCA ACAGTGGATGATGCCAGAGCATAGCTGCTATTGGAAGGTGTTGAGCCCGGACACCAAAGTAGCCATCGTCTTTGGCCCTTTCGCGGCCCATAAATACGGCACGGACATTACCTTATGGCAAGGCATGAGTGGAAGAGGCGACCCGTACAGAACCCTCCTAAGGGAAGGAACAACCGCACTTTTGAACTCATACAACAGTATAGCCTTCCCATATCAGCCATTTGCTGTAATCCAACACATGAACTGGGCGCTAATGGGATCGACTCAACAAGTTCTCCTTACTGCTTTGCGCTTCATGAGGGCAAATTCAGGAACCAGCTTCAATGCTACCTGCAGATTTAATGCTTGCGGTTGA
- the LOC140960519 gene encoding dirigent protein 22-like, translating to MNPPTLQLEILSFFSKKMAKIVILLMFYSWFVVASANGSNNNNEEPWLQNVCRGNGRVHKLHFYVQDVLDGPNATVWEVARSTITNGSPTYFGQVAVIDELITSGPEPTSNVLGRAQGLITMADMHEFAWSMNWNFVFTAGEYKGSTLSILGRKSNSGKYHELPVVGGTGIFRMARGYCISDTYSFDLSSKYGVYQYTVYVTLVDQLNLSVEMLANQ from the coding sequence ATGAATCCCCCAACTCTTCAACTCGAGATACTAAGTTTTTTCTCCAAAAAAATGGCCAAAATTGTTATATTATTAATGTTTTACTCATGGTTCGTCGTAGCCAGCGCCAACGGGAGCAATAACAACAATGAAGAACCATGGCTCCAAAATGTTTGCCGAGGGAATGGAAGGGTACACAAACTTCATTTCTATGTCCAAGATGTGCTAGATGGCCCAAACGCCACCGTCTGGGAGGTGGCGCGATCCACCATCACAAATGGTTCTCCCACGTATTTTGGCCAGGTTGCAGTTATCGATGAGTTGATAACATCCGGGCCTGAACCCACTTCAAATGTACTGGGTCGAGCACAAGGGCTCATTACTATGGCAGACATGCATGAGTTCGCATGGTCCATGAATTGGAACTTTGTTTTCACTGCAGGTGAATACAAGGGGAGCACGCTCAGCATTTTGGGAAGGAAATCAAATTCGGGCAAATACCATGAGTTGCCGGTTGTTGGTGGTACGGGAATTTTTCGAATGGCTCGTGGATACTGTATTTCCGACACCTACTCTTTCGACTTGAGCTCTAAGTATGGAGTCTACCAGTATACCGTCTATGTAACTCTTGTGGATCAGTTAAATTTAAGTGTTGAAATGCTGGCAAATCAGTGA
- the LOC140958778 gene encoding dirigent protein 21-like, translating into MERNPIVLTLLFLATIVGISYGIPTSPDSLEKLFKTRYSVTENITRLQFYVRDVFSTPTPTNVVVARANSTFGSPTLFGLVSVIDDPVTIGPEPGSKIIGQAQGIIALASLEDTSLHMTLTIVFTYGVYNSSTLSFVGHNAYLTKLRQISIVGGTGAFKLARGVTFINTVSSNSSGDAVFRYDSVVLHY; encoded by the coding sequence ATGGAGAGGAATCCCATAGTTCTAACACTTCTCTTCCTAGCAACTATTGTGGGCATCTCCTATGGCATTCCAACCAGCCCCGACTCCCTCGAAAAGCTGTTCAAAACCCGATATTCGGTGACGGAAAATATCACCCGACTCCAGTTCTACGTTCGGGATGTTTTCAGCACGCCAACTCCAACAAATGTGGTGGTGGCTAGAGCAAACTCGACCTTCGGTTCGCCTACCCTTTTCGGTCTTGTTTCGGTGATAGATGATCCGGTGACAATCGGACCAGAGCCCGGATCCAAGATAATTGGTCAGGCACAAGGGATCATTGCTTTAGCCTCGTTGGAGGATACTAGTCTCCACATGAcgttaactattgttttcacaTATGGGGTGTATAATTCCAGTACACTTAGTTTCGTTGGTCACAATGCGTATCTCACCAAGTTACGTCAAATATCTATAGTTGGTGGTACTGGTGCTTTCAAGTTGGCGAGAGGTGTTACGTTTATTAATACCGTGTCGTCTAATAGTTCAGGCGACGCTGTTTTCCGATATGATTCAGTCGTGTTGCATTATTAA